The Musa acuminata AAA Group cultivar baxijiao unplaced genomic scaffold, Cavendish_Baxijiao_AAA HiC_scaffold_666, whole genome shotgun sequence DNA window CTTATCGCCGTGGAGGAAAAATCGGACTATTTGGAGGAGCTGGAGTAGGTAAAACAGTACTCATCATGGAATTGATCAACAACATTGCCAAAGCTCATGGAGGCGTATCTGTATTTGGCGGAGTAGGCGAACGTACTCGTGAAGGAAATGATCTTTACATGGAAATGAAAGAATCCGgagtaattaatgaaaaaaatattgcagAATCAAAAGTAGCTCTAGTCTACGGTCAAATGAATGAACCGCCGGGAGCTCGTATGAGAGTTGGTTTGACTGCCCTAACTATGGCGGAATATTTCCGGGATGTTAATGAACAAGACGTACTTCTATTCATCGACAATATCTTTCGTTTCGTCCAAGCAGGATCAGAAGTATCCGCCTTATTGGGGAGAATGCCTTCTGCAGTGGGTTATCAACCTACCCTTAGTACAGAAATGGGTTCTTTGCAAGAAAGAATTACTTCTACCAAAGAGGGATCTATAACTTCGATCCAAGCCGTTTATGTACCTGCGGACGATTTGACCGACCCTGCTCCTGCCACGacatttgcacatttagatgctaCTACCGTATTATCGAGAGGATTAGCTGCCAAAGGTATTTATCCAGCAGTGGATCCTTTAGATTCAACGTCAACTATGTTACAACCTCGGATCGTTGGCGAGGAACATTATGAAACTGCGCAAAGAGTTAAGCAAACTTCACAACGTTACAAAGAACTTCAGGACATTATAGCTATTCTTGGGTTGGACGAATTATCCGAAGAAGATCGTTTAACTGTAGCAAGAGCACGAAAAATCGAGCGTTTCTTATCACAACCCTTCTTCGTGGCAGAAGTATTTACTGGTTCTCCAGGAAAATATGTTGGTCTTGCAGAAACAATTAGGGGGTTTCAACTGATCCTTTCCGGAGAATTAGACAGTCTTCCCGAGCAGGCCTTTTATTTAGTAGGTAACATCGATGAAGCTACCGCGAAAGCTATGAACTTAGAAGAGGAGAGCAAATTGAAG harbors:
- the LOC135662986 gene encoding ATP synthase subunit beta, chloroplastic-like, which translates into the protein MRINPTPSSPAVSTLEEQNLGRIAQIIGPVLDVVFPPGKMPNIYNALVVKGRDTIGQQINVTCEVQQLLGNNRVRAVAMSATDGLMRGMEVIDTGAPLSVPVGGATLGRIFNVLGEPVDNLGPVDTSTTSPIHRPAPAFIQLETKLSIFETGIKVVDLLAPYRRGGKIGLFGGAGVGKTVLIMELINNIAKAHGGVSVFGGVGERTREGNDLYMEMKESGVINEKNIAESKVALVYGQMNEPPGARMRVGLTALTMAEYFRDVNEQDVLLFIDNIFRFVQAGSEVSALLGRMPSAVGYQPTLSTEMGSLQERITSTKEGSITSIQAVYVPADDLTDPAPATTFAHLDATTVLSRGLAAKGIYPAVDPLDSTSTMLQPRIVGEEHYETAQRVKQTSQRYKELQDIIAILGLDELSEEDRLTVARARKIERFLSQPFFVAEVFTGSPGKYVGLAETIRGFQLILSGELDSLPEQAFYLVGNIDEATAKAMNLEEEKVKEIILSTNSGQIGVLPNHAPIATAVDIGLLRIRLNNDQWLTVALMGGFARIGNNEITILGNDAEISTDIDPQEAQQALEIAEANLSRAEGKRQAIEANLALRRARTRVEAVNVISY